In the Bacillus shivajii genome, one interval contains:
- a CDS encoding MarR family winged helix-turn-helix transcriptional regulator, whose amino-acid sequence MPEQEQGVTIDRQQVAQIEKSLRMIADIVKQKGREILNEFPITPPQFVALQWLHEYGDMTIGELSNKMYLACSTTTDLIDRMEKNELVERVKDSKDRRVVRIHLLEKGATIIREVINRRQGYLQGVLENFSKEDIDFLEKNLSFLKDEMKRDAKTWKSF is encoded by the coding sequence ATGCCAGAGCAGGAACAAGGCGTAACAATTGATCGTCAGCAAGTTGCACAAATTGAAAAATCTCTTCGTATGATTGCCGACATTGTCAAACAAAAAGGGAGAGAAATTTTAAATGAATTTCCGATAACCCCTCCACAGTTTGTCGCATTACAGTGGCTTCATGAATATGGTGATATGACCATTGGTGAGCTATCGAATAAAATGTATTTAGCTTGCAGTACGACAACAGACTTAATTGACCGAATGGAAAAGAATGAATTAGTGGAGAGAGTGAAAGATTCTAAGGATCGTCGTGTTGTTCGTATTCATCTGCTAGAAAAAGGAGCAACGATTATTCGAGAAGTAATCAATCGTCGTCAAGGTTATTTACAAGGTGTGCTTGAAAACTTCTCAAAAGAAGATATTGACTTTTTAGAGAAGAATTTAAGCTTTTTAAAAGATGAAATGAAACGCGACGCAAAAACATGGAAATCGTTCTAA
- the racE gene encoding glutamate racemase: protein MEKPIGVIDSGVGGLTVVSELIRQLPKEEIIYIGDTARCPYGPRPVEEVRQFTWEMIDYLLFHEVKMLVIACNTATAVILEEAQERLSIPVIGVIHPGAVAALKSTKNDHVGVIGTEGTIRSRAYERALTTINPRLKVESLACPKFVPLVERGILGGKEARQTVEETLQQILRTTIDSLILGCTHYPLLAPIIRDIVGDDIEIICSGDETAREVSSLLYHQKRLAKGIHKPNHLFYTTGPGTTFELVAKTWLDLEDIQVKRINLPGKKVINHRL from the coding sequence TTGGAAAAACCAATTGGAGTGATTGATTCGGGTGTCGGCGGTTTGACCGTTGTATCTGAATTAATCAGACAGCTACCTAAAGAAGAAATCATCTATATTGGAGATACCGCCCGTTGTCCTTATGGCCCTAGGCCTGTTGAAGAAGTAAGGCAATTCACATGGGAAATGATTGACTATCTTCTTTTTCATGAAGTAAAAATGCTAGTCATTGCTTGTAATACAGCAACTGCTGTTATCCTAGAAGAAGCACAAGAAAGGTTGTCAATTCCAGTCATTGGTGTGATTCATCCAGGAGCAGTGGCAGCCCTAAAATCAACGAAAAACGATCACGTAGGTGTGATTGGCACAGAAGGGACAATTCGAAGCAGGGCTTACGAAAGAGCCTTGACGACAATTAATCCTCGGTTGAAGGTTGAAAGCTTAGCTTGCCCGAAGTTTGTGCCACTAGTTGAAAGAGGGATTTTAGGTGGGAAAGAAGCTCGTCAAACGGTTGAAGAAACATTACAACAGATCTTACGAACAACAATTGATAGTTTAATTCTTGGGTGTACTCACTACCCATTATTAGCACCAATTATTCGTGATATTGTCGGAGATGATATCGAAATTATTTGTTCAGGTGATGAAACAGCACGAGAAGTAAGTTCTTTACTTTACCATCAAAAACGATTAGCCAAAGGAATTCACAAGCCGAATCATTTGTTTTATACGACAGGGCCTGGTACAACCTTTGAGCTTGTTGCTAAAACATGGCTTGACTTGGAAGACATCCAAGTAAAACGAATTAACTTGCCAGGAAAAAAAGTAATCAACCATCGTTTATAA